GATATCTCATCAATACAGCGGAAGTCTCGCAAGCCGGATTCACCCTTCTGGAGCTTATGTCCTACGATCATTTTACGAATCAACTCGATCAATCGAGGAATCACTCGTTAATCGGCATCCTGCTTGTTTTTCTCATGGGGACGATCCTGTTTCTTGGGCTCATGATTAGGCTGACCAAGCCAATTTATTCACTGCTTCACTCTATGCGGAAAGTTGGTAGAGGAAATTTTCAAACTGCTGTAACTGTAAAAGGAAGAGACGAAATTTCGGCGTTAGGCCATGAGTTTAATCAAATGGTTGCGAAACTGGATCAGTTGATCTTGGATTTGGAAGTGGAGCAGAAAAATAAAGAAGAGGCACGATTTCAAGCGCTGCAAGCGCAAATCAATCCGCATTTTCTATATAATACACTGAATTCAATCAAATTAATGGCTCTGCTTTCGGGTACGAATCAGAATGTGAGCGACATGATTACGGCGCTTGGCAAGCTTCTCGAATTTTCTATGAAACAAACGCAGCAATATGTGACGCTTAGGCAGGAGCTTGAATATTTGGAGTTATATATGACGCTGCAGAAGATCCGTTTTCATGACAATATCCTCCTCAAAATCCATGTCCCCGAGGCGCTCATGGATAATCGGGTTTTAAAATTCAGCTTGCAGCCTTTCGTCGAGAATAGCATTATTCATGGCGGTAGGCTGCCGTTAACCGTATGGATTGAAGCTGAACTCATGGAAGATCGATCCGGGATGCTCATTACCGTCGAGGACAACGGGAAAGGCGTTCCGGAGAGTAAGCTTGCCATCATTCAGGAGCGAACGATCCATGGCAATAATGCAAAATTCAGCGGTATCGGCGTTTCGAATGTAGACAATCGGATTAAACTGCATTTCGGAAAACTGTACGGCATTTCATTAGGGTTATCCCATTACGGCGGCTTAAAGGCTACAATTACGCTGCCTATTCAAAAGGAGATATTTGAATGACGCGTGTACTCATTGTAGATGATGAAATTCTCGTGCGATTATCGCTCAAAACGTTGATCTCCTGGAAGGAAAATGGCTTTGAAATCGCAGGCGAAGCAGAAAATGGTTTAGAAGCGCTCACTATTCTGGAAAACTGTCCTTGCGATATTGTACTAACAGATATTCGTATGCCGGAAATGGATGGAATTGAGCTGATGAACATCATTCGGGAAAGATGGCCGGACACGAGAATCATCGTCTTGTCCAGTTATAACGATTTTGAATATGTGCAACGGGCGCTTCAAATCGGGGCGAACGATTACATTTTGAAGCTCTCCTGGGTACCCAGCGAACTCTTGCAAAAGTGTTTACGTATTCGTAAGGAGCTCGAGATTGAACACGCAAATCGAGTTATACATTCCCAAGCAACCTATAGAATGGAGCAACTGGAGCTGGATTTGAAAGAAAAGCTGCTTAGAAATTTGCTCGTCAAGCAGGGGACGAATATGGAAACGGATAGATTGATTTGCGAAATCCGCTCTATTTCCATTGAACAAACATATTGGGTTGCCTGTGCTTCCATCGATAATTACCAACAAATCGTGGATGAAAACAGATTTAAAAGCGAACATTTGCTAAGCTTCACTATCATCAATATTTTGAAAGAAATCGTTAAAAAATACGGAGAAGGCGATTTAATCGAAATCAGAAATGACCGTTTCGCGATATTAATGGAGCGGTTTTCAGAAGAAATGTTAGTCGAAATGCATTCCGCAGCATTGGCATTTGCCAAAGTTTCGCTAAGTTTTGGGATTGTCAAAGATGCCGTAAACCTGAATGAGCTTCATACGGCATTCATCCGAGCGGAACATGCGCTTCAAAGCAGATTCTATCATCGGGATGCTCATTATTTTTATGATACGGATTGGACTGTTTCAGAAGCAGCTGCAAAAATCGAGAGCCTGCAGGAAGATTATTGGAATACGCTGATCGATCAAAAACCCGAACAGATGGCGGAAGCCATTCATTCATGGTACGAAAAACAGAAACAGTTCCAAGTCCCCCCTGCGCTCATAAGGGAAAAGTGGCTGCATCTGCTGTTATTGTTCGAAAAGAAGCTGGAGCAGCTAGGCAAGGATCTCTATGTTTTACCTTCCTACAATGAAAGGTATCCGTATGATATCATTCGCAATGCGGAGACGCTGCAAGAAATATCGGAATGGTTTGGCGGGTGGGCCATTCAAACCCTCGAATTTATACGACTGGACTTGAAGCCGCGGTATCGTCAGGAAATTATCGAAGTGATGAATATTATTCAACAGGAATATGCGACCGCTTTAAAAGTTTCCGAAATTGCCAGACGTGTCGGCTTTGCCGAAACGTACTTGAGTGTGTTATTCAAAAAGGAAACAGGAGAGAAGATCGTCGACTATTTGATGAAAGTCAGGATGAAAAAAGCTCGTGAGCTGCTGCTTAATCCTTCGTATAAAATTTACGAAATTTCCGAGATGATCGGCTACAGCGATGCGACTCATTTCAGCAAATATTTCAAGAAGATCGAAGGGGTATTTCCGCTTGAATTTCGAAAATCAACCTTAAAGTACTAAGAAAAACACTAAACTATCAAAGAAAATATCATTAAGTTGCCCAAGTATTGCTGATATGATTGTTTATGTAAGCAAAACGATTACAAGGGGGCAATAAAATGAAGAAATTTATAGTTTTGAGTGCAGCTTGCTTGCTTTCCGTTTCCATCCTGGTAAGCGCTTGCGGAAAGAATGATAACGCATCGAACAGTCAGACAACAACGCCTTCTGAGAGTCCTTCCGCCACTAAGCAAGCAGGACAAGCTGTGAAGCTCAAATGGTGGGGAGGCACTCCTGAGGAAAGTGGTCCCAAAGCTGTTGTAGACAAATGGAATGCAGCCAATAAAGACATCCAAGTAGAATATGTACGTTTTGTCAATGACGATCCAGGCAATACAAAGCTGGATACCGCGCTCTTGTCAAGCAATGACGCGCCTGACCTCTTCATCAACTATAACGATGCTATCATGGATCGAAGAATTAACGCCGGCATGGTCGAGCCGTTGGATGACTTGATCAAGAAAGTAGGATTTGACGTAGATGGGGTCATCGGTTCCGGGAACTTGGCGAAAAATAAAGGTAAACAATATTATTTGCCTGGCGCCAAATCTTTGAATCTCATGTTGTTCAATAAATCGTCTCTGGATGCGATTAACGAACCCGTTCCGGTAGATTGGACGTGGGATGATTATGCCGCTTTAGCCAAAAAATTAACGAAGCCGGGACAATTCGGCGCTTTCCTCGCTCCGACTTGGGAACCGCTCGCGTTTCAGACTTTGACGACGGCCAAACCGATCGACGCCTATTATGCAGCGGACGGCACATCCAATTTCAAGGATAATGCCTTCAAGAAAGGACTTGAAATTCAGAAGCAACTGCTGGATGCCAAGGCATTACGGCCCTACGCAGAGGGAGTAGCGAATAAAATTTTGCCGGAAGAAGAGTTGCTCAAAGAAAAAGTGGCTATGGCATTTGCAGGTACGTACCTGATCCGCTATATCAAGGACGAGAAAGCGTTCCCGAATCGCAAGTTCCAGGTCGCGTTTGCACCTGTACCGCAAATGGAGAAAGGCAAAAATGTAAACAGCGGCGGACTCAGCGATAAGCTTTCGATCAATTCGCATAGCGCAAACAAGGAAGCCGCTATGAAGTTTCTTGCCTGGTATTTGACGGAAGGCAACCTGGAAATGGTTGCTGGCGGACGTATCCCGTCTAATCTGAAGACGGATATCAACAAGGTCGCTGAGCTGTTGATTGGCGATAAAGGTCAGTACTTCGATAAAGCATCGTTCTTGAATGTCATAAAAGCGAACTATACGCTCGCTGTAAACCCAACTACGACAGGCTCGGCAGCAATCAGAAAAGCATTGTTCGAAGAGGCCGAGAAATATTTCTTGGGTGCGCAAGCATTGGATAAAACGATTGAAGTAATGAAACAGCGGGCGGACGAAGCGATCAAGACTGCTTCTAAATAGGTTATATTGAACAGCATTATTCAAGTATAGGCTGCAGTACATCATTGTCCCGGCTCTCGTCATTATTAGAAAGCCGGGATATAGTTTTACTCATGATTTGTAAGCGCTTTAATAGTTCTGGGAAATGATGAGAAAATTCCCGAGGAGGATCAAATATGATCAAAAGAATAAAGATATTGCTGGTCGCAGCATTGGGCGTATCCTTGCTTGCAAGCGGTGTTTGGCAACAGGGGGCTTACGCGATTTCCGGGTCCACAACCCTTCCAAAACAAAAAGCCGGAAATTGGGAACAGCTCAAGTATACATGGACAACAGAAGCAAACGGAAATGATTTTAGCGGTACGGTCATCGGCAACGGCCGCATCGGAGCGAGAGTCGCCGGCGGTGTCGCCACGGATACGTTGCAGCTTAACGACAAAACCTTCTGGTCCGGCGAACCTGGCGACGTTCATAATGCCAGCCGAATTACGGCGCTGGCGGAAACCCGTCGTCTGCTGGCGGAAGCGGATACGGCGACGAGCGTCACGTACAGGGAAACCAAGCTGAAAGCGGCAGAAGAAGCGGCAAAGGGGATGTGGGGAAGAGGAAGTTACGCGTCCAGGTACCTGCCGATTGGCAAGCTGATGCTTGATGTGCCGGGTACGACGGGATTTACAAGTTATTCCCGTGAACTCGATTTGGATCGGGCCACGGTCACTACGAAATATAAGGTAGGCACAACGACGTATACCCGGGAAGTATTCGCGAGTTATCCGGACAACGTGATTGTGATGCGGATTTCCAATAACGAGAACAAACCGATGAGTATGACGGCCAGGTTTACGTATCCGGCGGAAATGACGGGCCACGCTGCCGTACAGTCTTCCGGCAATGAAATGACCATGACGGGCACGGCGAACTATAATTTGGGGAAAGCAAATTCCTTGTGGGCGGCAGGCAGAGGTATGACCTTCGATTCCCGTTTGCGAGTGAAAACGACGGGCGGAACCATCACGCCGACGAACGGAAATTTGGCGATCTCGGGGGCAAGTGAAATTATACTGACCTATGCCAATGCGACCAGCTACAAGGATCCATTCACGCTCCCGAATCCGAGCCAAGGCGGGAATGACCCTGCACCGATTGTCACCGCAATCATGAATAAAGCTCTCGTTAAATCGTACGGCACACTTTTGAATAGTCATTTGGATGACTATCGCAAACTGTTCCGGAGGCTTTGGGTAGAAGTAAACGGAAACACAGGAACCGCGTTAGATTATATCAAAACCTATCAATACTCCCGCTATGAAATGATTTCAGTTTCCCGCGAAAATACGACTGACCGGCCCCGTAATCAGCAAGGCATGTGGAATCACGAATGGATTCCTGAAACGGACTCATCGCATTTCCTTAATGAAAATGTGGAAAAGCATTATGCCAATATTGAAACCGCTAACCTGACTGAAATGGGTGACCCGCTATGGAAATGGATAAAAAATTTGGCGATCAGCGGCGCGCAAACGGCGCAGCAGGATTTCGGCTTTGATGGCTGGATGGCGCCGCATTACTCCGACATATGGGCGGCGACACCGCTTGCTGACACGAATAACGAGTGGGCGATTTGGCCTATGGGCGGCATATGGTTGATGAATACGGTATACGAACATTATCTTTTTACCAAAGACAAAACGTTCCTTCAGAACACCGCTTATCCGCTGATGAAGGGGGCGGCGGAATTTGCACTAGATTTGCTCGTCACCAATAAGGATGGTTATCTCGTTACTTCGCCGTCCACTTCACCGGAAAACAAATACAAGTTGTCAGATAACACACTAATTGCGGTGAGTCAAGGCAGCACCATGGATATGTCACTCATTCGCCAACTCTTCCGTGATGTGCTTGAAGCGGCAAGCGTCTTGCAAGCAAATAGCGCAGATGACCTGGATCTAATCAATCGGATCACTGCGGCAACCCCTCATCTTCTTCCATTCGCTATTGGAAGTCAAGGAGAGTTGAAAGAATGGAATAATGACTACCCTGGCAAGGATCCTTTACATCGTCACGCTTCGCATCTGGTTGGCCTAAATTTGCGCGATGTGCTTACGAAACGGGGAACCCCAAATTGGTTCGAGGCAGCCAGGAAATCTATGGAATTGCGCGGGACTGGAGCTACCATCGATAAATCGTATATGTGGGCTCGTCTCGGCGAACCCGACAAAGCTTTGCAAGCCCATAAGTTATTTCAGATAGATCCTAACAGAAATAAATATCAGACGATTAGCGCTTATGTTCCCGAGTTGTTCCTTCAGAGCCATGCCGGCGAAATTGAGCTGCTCCCTTCATTGCCGACCGGCTGGTCAAGCGGTAAAATCGTAGGCGTCAAGGCAAGAGGCGGATATGAACTGAGCATCGAATGGGCGAACGGGCAACTGGTATCCGCACAGATCGATTCTCCTTTCGGAACGAAGCCGATTGTACGTTATCAGAATCAGTTGCTGAATGTGGACACGGATCCGAGAATCGTTTTCGTGAATAGCTCAGAAGTCATTGTAGATAATACAGCCGCCCAACTGACCGGTACATGGATGTCATCCACGACCCTAACGAATTATTATGGGGCTAACTATTTGTATGCATCAACTACAAATGGAACGAACAAGATAAAATGGACGCCAAACTTGCCCTATTCCGGTACTTATAAGGTGTACTACAAGTTGCCGAATGGCAATATCAGTCGGGCTACTAATGCGCCGTTCAACGTTCACGATACGACTGGTGACCATATATATTATGTTAATCAACAGGTTGCGCCGAGTCCAGGATGGGTCTCCTTGGGGAATTTCACATTCACCTCGGGAACGAATGGCTATGTAGAGTTGACGAATAATGCTAACAATGACTGCGTCAATGCAGACGCAGTGAAGTTCGAGTATGTAAGTCCGTAACCTTTCTCATCAATTTGAGCATGAAATTGGTTGCCGAGATTTTCAAAAAACACGGAAAGAAGGGGAAATAATGAGCAATATCAAGGGAATATGTAAATTGAGCAGCTTGTTCGTTTTTATATTTTTGGTTGCGCTTACAAACTGGGGTTTTATCACTCCGGAAGCAAAGGCAGCAGGTACGAATTATTATGTGGCTACTAATGGAAATGATAGCTGGAATGGCACTTCTCCCACTTTCGTATCGGGTACGACAGGACCTTTTAAAACCATACAAAAAGCAGCAAGTCTGATGCAGCCGGGTGATACTTGTATAATCCGGGGAGGCACCTATCCGGAGGAAGTCATTCCTGCTAATTCAGGAACGTCGGAAAATAGGATAATATTCAAGCCATACCCAGGAGAAAGCGTAACTATTTCAGGTACTGATAGGGTTGACTCGGCATCATGGATACAACATTCGGGTTCCATTTACAAGAAGCAGATTACGATGGATTTAGGAGACAGGAATCAAGTATTCATAGGTGGAAATATGGCTCAGCTTGCAAGGTGGCCGAATACAAGTTCAGATCTTTGGAACCCGACTTGGGCTGCATTTGATGAAGTCGGCTCAAATTATGTAAAGGATGCGGATTTAATACCGACTGATGGGTATTACACAGGTGCAACTATTACTTATATGCCGACTGATAATTTTATTTCAAATTCTAAGATTATTACAAGCTATACAGGTGGGAAACTTTATGCAAGTAGTAGTTACGGTTATACCAAGAAAGGCCAACCTTATTATCTTACGAATAAGCTGGAATTGCTGGATACTCAAAATGAATGGTTTTATGATAGCGGCACGACAACACTTTATATGTGGTTTCCTGGAGGGAATCCCTTAAGCGATACTGTATCCGTTAAAAAACGTATTTGGGGTTTTAACTTAACAAATAAGTCATATATTACGGTGCAGGGTTTGAACTTTTTCGGCACAGCAGCAACAACAGAAGGCGGAACCGGTAATGTTTTTGACGGTATAAATGCAACCTATGTAGATCATTATGATTCCAATACAAACGGTTGGGCTTCACATAGGGATGATTCTGGCTTTGTCCTCGGCGGAAGTTACAATGAGATAAAGAATAGTACCATTGCATGGAGTCATTCCAATGGTGTAACTATTTTTGGCAACAATAACAGGCTAGTTAATAATCTTATTCATGACTGTAATTATGGGATCAATGACACTGCGCCAATCAGGGTATTTGGCGACAGCCATCTCGTAAGCTACAATACAGCATTTAACAGTTCAAGGGGTATCATCCTTTTAAAGAACGGGATTTCGAAGAGTATCATCGAGCACAATCATCTATATAATGCCGGCTTGCTTTCCACAGACCTTGGAATTATCTATGCGGTAGCAACAGATGGTCAGAATACCGAAATTCGATACAATATTTTACATGATAACTTTTCTCATACAAAGCCTAATGGTATTTATCTGGATAACGGTTCTTCCAATTTTATCGTACATCATAATTTAGTCTATGGAATCGATAGTCCAACGGGAATAGGGACTAATATCAATGGTCCTACCAATTTTAATCTTCTATACAATAATACATTCCCCAAAGGCAGCGAAATTGGCGGGGGCTCTTCAACTATCTTTGTAAATGACATGTACGGTACATGGTCAGTAAATAATATTTTAAATGACAGTTCCTCGTACGCCGAGACATCGCATACCAATTATACAGGGAGCAACGCAGGCTTTGCAGGAGCTAATGATTTTCACCTTGCGGCGAATTCACCGAATATTGATGCCGGCGAAGTTATTGATGGGATTACTAATGGATATGTTGGCAGTAAGCCGGATATAGGAGCTTTTGAATATGGCGCCCCTAGCTGGAAGGCCGGTCATGATTTTACAAACCCTCCAAACCCAACATTTTCAAAGATTTACCCCTTGCACAGAAATCGTACGTATAATTCGGGTTTTGAGGTTACTAATCTTATTCCATGGACAAGAACATATGCAAAGACTGCTGCTGCAGAATATTCCTATTCGCATCAAACATCAAATGCCAATGCAAGGACCGGGTTCTACGGATTAAAACTTGAAACCGTACAGGATGGCGTAGAGCAGATCATTAAAGGGCTAACGCCAAACACAACCTATGACCTGAGCGGATGGGCGAAGGTAACTGATTCCTCAGAAGTCAGAATAGGGGTAAAGGACTATGGCGGAAATGACGTGTATAGTTCATCTACCGGTTCTACATGGAAGAGAGTGGATGTAAGATTTACGACAGGTCCTCAAAATACAACGGCTACGATATATGGATACAAGACGAGTGGCAGTAATTATGCTTATATAGATGACTTTGGAGTCGTTTATTCGCCAGAGCAGCCTAAAGAGATCATCGTTGATAATACCCAGGCCGAAGCTACAGGCGCATGGGCGAGTTCAACCTACTATCCTAACTTCTATGGAGCAGATTATGTAACCTCACCAAGTGGCGGTTCAGGTGCAGATAAGATGAAATGGAAGCCTAAGCTGAGTGTGGCAGGAAACTATAAGGTGTATATTTGGTTGCCAAATGGAAATGAATTTCGGGCTACTAATGCACCATTTAAAGTATCCTATAGCGGAGGCTTGCAGACCTATTATATAGATCAGAGACCTACTGGCGGAAGCTGGGTTTTGCTGGGTACTCATTATTTCGAAGCCGGGCAAACAGGATATGTTGAGTTAACTAATCAAGCAAATGGACAATATGTTGTTGCCGATGCTGTGAAATTTGAAAAAGTCGATTCCGTCTTTGAGCTTGAAGATCTTGTGACAGTAGCATCAGGTGCTACTGAATCGGATATTGCAGATGTGAATTGCAGCAATGGAAAATGTAATAACCTGAATGCAACGGCAGTTGGTAATTCTGTCACCTATGCTGTTTATGCGAGCCAGCCTGGAACCTATAATGTCAAGGTAAGACTCAAGAGAGACAGTGGGAGTGGTACTTTCCAGTTGTCAATTGATGGAGTAAATTTGGGCGTGCCTGTAGACGTATACAATCTAGTACCAAGTTATCAGGAGTATGACATGGGGCAGATCACATTTGCTACTGCTGGAAATAAGATTTTTAGATTCACAGTAGCTGGGAAAAATCTAATCAGTACCGGTTATAAGCTTATGCCAGATTATATGAAGCTGAAATAATGACCGAAAAAATATGGCGTTTACTCCCGAAATGTGGGGGGAAACGCCGTGTTTTTTGTTATGAACCCCAAAAATGATCATTGGAAAAATCTTCAATCCTAAATACTATTGGAAAAGGCTTGCATAAACGGTTCGATCCCCTGGATTCTATAGAAATCGCTCGTTTTTACACACCGAAATATAGAAAAACAACATACTTGATGTTTAGAAATGACAGGTACAGAAGCTATGATAAAGTCACACCAAAAAACAACCTGCGAGTGCAGCAGGCCAGCGAGGGTAAATACGAAACGAGGAGTGTTTTACATGGAGAGAGTACCTGCAACTTTAAAAGCCAGAGGAGGCCCTACGGCGCATAAACTTCCTGCAGTTTGGAAGAAGCTCAGGCAGACTCATCAGTTGCTAGTTTTAGCTTTGCCTGCTTGCATCTTTGTTCTTGTTTTCAACTACATTCCCTTATACGGACTGATAGTCGCCTTTAAAAATTACAATTACAGGGACGGTATCCTCCATAGTCCATGGAACGGTTTTGAAAATTTTAAATTCATCTTTACTTCCAGCGATGCTTGGGTCATTACTCGAAACACGCTGCTCTACAACGTGGCTTTCATAATATCAACATTAATAGTATCCGTTATTCTTGCACTCCTCTTGAATCAAGTATCGAAAAAGTTTATCAAGTTCCATCAAACGGCGTTATTTTTCCCTTATTTTATCTCATTCGTGATCGTGAGTTATGTATGCCTTGCTTTTCTGGATATGAGTCACGGGTTTCTAAACACGATATTATCCTGGTTCGGTAAGGAGCCTGTTCTTTGGTATAACGAATCCCAATATTGGCCTTACATTTTAATATTGGTTAATTTATGGAAAAATGCGGGTTATTACGCCATTATCTATTACACGGCTATTATATCCATTGATTCTGAGTATTTTGAAGCGGCAGAAATGGATGGCGCAAACATTTGGCAGCAGATATGGTCAATTACCCTCCCTTTGCTGAAGCCTTTAATGATTCTGCTCGTGCTGCTTCAAGTAAGCCGTATTTTCTTTGGGAATTTCGACCTGTTTTATAACGTTACGATGAACTCAACGCTCCTTTATCCAACGACAGATATCATTGATACGTTTGTGTTTAGAGCTTTGAGAGTCAACGGGGATATTGGCATGGCATCGGCCGCCGGTTTTTATCAATCTTTTGTTGGTCTCATTATAATTTTGCTTACAAATTTCGTCATTCGAAGGGTTAGTAAAGAAAACGCCCTGTTCTAAGGAGGTTCTTTTCAATGATAATCAAATCGCGCATGGGTCTCTTCCTGATCCACATTGTCTTGTTGTTATCGTCGATTGCCTGCATCATTCCAATTGTACTTGTTCTCGCTGCTTCATTTACGAGTGAAAATACGATACTTACCAAAGGATATTCCTTATTTCCAAGCGAGATCACCTTGGAAGCGTATCGATTCATTTTTGAAAATCCTAAACAAATTATTAATTCCTATGTGGTTACGATCTTTGTAACCGTAACTGGCACTTTGCTGAGCATCATGATCACAGCCATGGTTGCTTATGTGATCGGTAGAAAAGATTTCTTTTTAGCGAATAAAATTTCATTTTTCATCTTTTTTACGCTCTTGTTCAGCGGCGGTTTGGTGCCATGGTATATTCTCATATCGCGGATTTTGCATTTGAAGGATACGCCGTTCGCATTAATATTGCCCTATGTCGTAACCCCTTTTCTAGTCTTGTTAATGAAAGGATTTATGTCGACGATCCCATTCGCATTAATTGAATCGGCGAAAATGG
Above is a genomic segment from Paenibacillus sp. HWE-109 containing:
- a CDS encoding sensor histidine kinase gives rise to the protein MINHWNPYNSIRGKLIFYFILVIVVPTLVIFLMYSYNSQRVLEEKIYSANQELVDQSANTMNEMAARMVKAALFAESDFNQFYRPDFSDLNINYNVFIPMKQLQNRLTTTRDLLLNSEAFLQVVDGRRFAVSTLFNYDNNAIIEEEWYTQAQQAKGFPYWSISYKMNPDHGYTQVGIETPYVLMSRILRKDDGNMNGEGVVAIGVPSETFFGKSARLDSGIPRFLIQTSDNVVRDTEWNPYNLIFEEEQSGQPRTNAFSKRAVINGNRYLINTAEVSQAGFTLLELMSYDHFTNQLDQSRNHSLIGILLVFLMGTILFLGLMIRLTKPIYSLLHSMRKVGRGNFQTAVTVKGRDEISALGHEFNQMVAKLDQLILDLEVEQKNKEEARFQALQAQINPHFLYNTLNSIKLMALLSGTNQNVSDMITALGKLLEFSMKQTQQYVTLRQELEYLELYMTLQKIRFHDNILLKIHVPEALMDNRVLKFSLQPFVENSIIHGGRLPLTVWIEAELMEDRSGMLITVEDNGKGVPESKLAIIQERTIHGNNAKFSGIGVSNVDNRIKLHFGKLYGISLGLSHYGGLKATITLPIQKEIFE
- a CDS encoding response regulator transcription factor codes for the protein MTRVLIVDDEILVRLSLKTLISWKENGFEIAGEAENGLEALTILENCPCDIVLTDIRMPEMDGIELMNIIRERWPDTRIIVLSSYNDFEYVQRALQIGANDYILKLSWVPSELLQKCLRIRKELEIEHANRVIHSQATYRMEQLELDLKEKLLRNLLVKQGTNMETDRLICEIRSISIEQTYWVACASIDNYQQIVDENRFKSEHLLSFTIINILKEIVKKYGEGDLIEIRNDRFAILMERFSEEMLVEMHSAALAFAKVSLSFGIVKDAVNLNELHTAFIRAEHALQSRFYHRDAHYFYDTDWTVSEAAAKIESLQEDYWNTLIDQKPEQMAEAIHSWYEKQKQFQVPPALIREKWLHLLLLFEKKLEQLGKDLYVLPSYNERYPYDIIRNAETLQEISEWFGGWAIQTLEFIRLDLKPRYRQEIIEVMNIIQQEYATALKVSEIARRVGFAETYLSVLFKKETGEKIVDYLMKVRMKKARELLLNPSYKIYEISEMIGYSDATHFSKYFKKIEGVFPLEFRKSTLKY
- a CDS encoding ABC transporter substrate-binding protein, whose amino-acid sequence is MKKFIVLSAACLLSVSILVSACGKNDNASNSQTTTPSESPSATKQAGQAVKLKWWGGTPEESGPKAVVDKWNAANKDIQVEYVRFVNDDPGNTKLDTALLSSNDAPDLFINYNDAIMDRRINAGMVEPLDDLIKKVGFDVDGVIGSGNLAKNKGKQYYLPGAKSLNLMLFNKSSLDAINEPVPVDWTWDDYAALAKKLTKPGQFGAFLAPTWEPLAFQTLTTAKPIDAYYAADGTSNFKDNAFKKGLEIQKQLLDAKALRPYAEGVANKILPEEELLKEKVAMAFAGTYLIRYIKDEKAFPNRKFQVAFAPVPQMEKGKNVNSGGLSDKLSINSHSANKEAAMKFLAWYLTEGNLEMVAGGRIPSNLKTDINKVAELLIGDKGQYFDKASFLNVIKANYTLAVNPTTTGSAAIRKALFEEAEKYFLGAQALDKTIEVMKQRADEAIKTASK
- a CDS encoding glycosyl hydrolase family 95 catalytic domain-containing protein, translated to MIKRIKILLVAALGVSLLASGVWQQGAYAISGSTTLPKQKAGNWEQLKYTWTTEANGNDFSGTVIGNGRIGARVAGGVATDTLQLNDKTFWSGEPGDVHNASRITALAETRRLLAEADTATSVTYRETKLKAAEEAAKGMWGRGSYASRYLPIGKLMLDVPGTTGFTSYSRELDLDRATVTTKYKVGTTTYTREVFASYPDNVIVMRISNNENKPMSMTARFTYPAEMTGHAAVQSSGNEMTMTGTANYNLGKANSLWAAGRGMTFDSRLRVKTTGGTITPTNGNLAISGASEIILTYANATSYKDPFTLPNPSQGGNDPAPIVTAIMNKALVKSYGTLLNSHLDDYRKLFRRLWVEVNGNTGTALDYIKTYQYSRYEMISVSRENTTDRPRNQQGMWNHEWIPETDSSHFLNENVEKHYANIETANLTEMGDPLWKWIKNLAISGAQTAQQDFGFDGWMAPHYSDIWAATPLADTNNEWAIWPMGGIWLMNTVYEHYLFTKDKTFLQNTAYPLMKGAAEFALDLLVTNKDGYLVTSPSTSPENKYKLSDNTLIAVSQGSTMDMSLIRQLFRDVLEAASVLQANSADDLDLINRITAATPHLLPFAIGSQGELKEWNNDYPGKDPLHRHASHLVGLNLRDVLTKRGTPNWFEAARKSMELRGTGATIDKSYMWARLGEPDKALQAHKLFQIDPNRNKYQTISAYVPELFLQSHAGEIELLPSLPTGWSSGKIVGVKARGGYELSIEWANGQLVSAQIDSPFGTKPIVRYQNQLLNVDTDPRIVFVNSSEVIVDNTAAQLTGTWMSSTTLTNYYGANYLYASTTNGTNKIKWTPNLPYSGTYKVYYKLPNGNISRATNAPFNVHDTTGDHIYYVNQQVAPSPGWVSLGNFTFTSGTNGYVELTNNANNDCVNADAVKFEYVSP
- a CDS encoding golvesin C-terminal-like domain-containing protein, which translates into the protein MSNIKGICKLSSLFVFIFLVALTNWGFITPEAKAAGTNYYVATNGNDSWNGTSPTFVSGTTGPFKTIQKAASLMQPGDTCIIRGGTYPEEVIPANSGTSENRIIFKPYPGESVTISGTDRVDSASWIQHSGSIYKKQITMDLGDRNQVFIGGNMAQLARWPNTSSDLWNPTWAAFDEVGSNYVKDADLIPTDGYYTGATITYMPTDNFISNSKIITSYTGGKLYASSSYGYTKKGQPYYLTNKLELLDTQNEWFYDSGTTTLYMWFPGGNPLSDTVSVKKRIWGFNLTNKSYITVQGLNFFGTAATTEGGTGNVFDGINATYVDHYDSNTNGWASHRDDSGFVLGGSYNEIKNSTIAWSHSNGVTIFGNNNRLVNNLIHDCNYGINDTAPIRVFGDSHLVSYNTAFNSSRGIILLKNGISKSIIEHNHLYNAGLLSTDLGIIYAVATDGQNTEIRYNILHDNFSHTKPNGIYLDNGSSNFIVHHNLVYGIDSPTGIGTNINGPTNFNLLYNNTFPKGSEIGGGSSTIFVNDMYGTWSVNNILNDSSSYAETSHTNYTGSNAGFAGANDFHLAANSPNIDAGEVIDGITNGYVGSKPDIGAFEYGAPSWKAGHDFTNPPNPTFSKIYPLHRNRTYNSGFEVTNLIPWTRTYAKTAAAEYSYSHQTSNANARTGFYGLKLETVQDGVEQIIKGLTPNTTYDLSGWAKVTDSSEVRIGVKDYGGNDVYSSSTGSTWKRVDVRFTTGPQNTTATIYGYKTSGSNYAYIDDFGVVYSPEQPKEIIVDNTQAEATGAWASSTYYPNFYGADYVTSPSGGSGADKMKWKPKLSVAGNYKVYIWLPNGNEFRATNAPFKVSYSGGLQTYYIDQRPTGGSWVLLGTHYFEAGQTGYVELTNQANGQYVVADAVKFEKVDSVFELEDLVTVASGATESDIADVNCSNGKCNNLNATAVGNSVTYAVYASQPGTYNVKVRLKRDSGSGTFQLSIDGVNLGVPVDVYNLVPSYQEYDMGQITFATAGNKIFRFTVAGKNLISTGYKLMPDYMKLK